The window GGCTGACAGAAACGCACACACTGCATGTATCATTCGGGAATAGTTGGATGGCACCAGATGATGTTCGGGACATGGAAACCTTCAGAACTTTTCCATACTGACCGAAATATTCTTTATGATAGAGTAGCTGCAAGGAAAATGGAGCCTAGTCACATAGCAATTCACAAAGAAATGATAAAAAGGGTGTAGTGTAGATAAGAGTTATCATACATCTTCATCTGCTAGATTAAGGGGCAACCCGACAATGTAAACAAGATTCCTCTGGATGACGCGCACACTAGTGAGTTGCTTTCTCCCTTCAGAAGGTTTTGATTTTGACTTTTGAGTCTTCTTGCGCTCCATGTTGGTTTCAAAGGCCAGACTGACAACAGCCATTATAAGCAAATCAGTAAAAGAGAGCGTAAAGAAAGATTATcccataaatataaaattcacCGAAAAAATCAAGTGTTAGAACCTGTCGCAGTCAACAGTCATCCCTACAATCTTTTCTTTGTCATATGGAGTGCGACAAGCAGGACAACGCCCTTCTATCTGATCTTTCTCTGCCATGTCCACTATGTGATGCCAGCACCAAACACAAATCTGTATCACATACAAAAGAAATCATTAACAGAGCAAAGTTCAATGGTCAATGAGGCCAAAAAAGACGTGCATGCTTCACGGATAAATTGCGGCAGAAAATTTGAGCTAAAAGCTAAAATGTTATGCTGATTATTGCTACTGAACACTGATAACATGTAAATAAACAGAAGATGGGAAGACCTGATAGCCGCATTTGCAAGGCTTCAATTGCTGATCAGTGAGATCCATCTCTTCAGCACATAGTGGGCAAGTCTTCTCTCCTTGGTCGCTCATGGTTGTCTACAAAAAGAATTCGAAATATATTACAAAAGCCAAACTAATAAAAGACTGAAAGCACGAGCTCAGCCACCAAATCTAGCTAAAAAGGCTAAACTTTTACGATTCACACATCCACAAATCCTGATGTGGAAACCTAAACTCGCATGGAGGTTGTTTGGTAACGTAAAGATAAACATTTTCTATGCCATAAACATCACTTATCATCATCAGAAGAAATAAAACTCAAATGCAAATTCAGCATATCCCCAATCAAACCCTAAGAGTCTATTACTCATCAAAGCTAATTAGCTCTAAATATTCAAACTTTCAGATCGATACTaagaattaaaacaaaaaaggaaTCTACGATGAAGAGCTCCTAGGAATCGATCTGCGCACGCACCGTGCCCGATTCAATTTACATCGTTCAGATATAAACATATGAACCAATCCAAAATCTCAAATCATAATTTTACGatctaaactaataaaaaaaaatgatgatccAATTAAAAACCCAGAACTAGGGTTttgaagagaaagagagaaacataCGAATTGAGAAAAGATTCGATCGGAGATTTTGCAGAGGGAAGAAGATTGGTGAGATGAGGAGGAAAACGAAGCTGGAGATTTGCGAGCGAAACAGAGAAATTGGATGGCTGTGATTTTGGGGGATGTGAGATTTCGCCTTTTTTTTTAACCCTTGATCTCTCTGCCAGATCCACGTTGCTGTCCGGTTCGGTTTTATTACTAGATTCTGTCCGGTTGTAAACCGGTAGATTTCAGCCGGTTTTTAGGCGTTTTATGTTATTACCAAAAATTTAATGACAGCATATTAAGAAGTAACTTTGCAAACTTGACCATGTAAAAATTATTATGGAGTGGATAATGgagttattaaattatttaaatatatgaaactGAGTGGacgtataattaattaattacagcTTTGACCCACAATAAAGAAGAATCAGTTTCAACATGCCATCAATTGAAACAAAAGACTGGTGAAGGAGGGGGCATTGATCGATTGAACTTTACAGTATGATTTCCAACATAAACGGCTCTCTCAGTCACTCGTAATTATGAGCCTACATATTCTCTAAGATACTTTTGTTGAGCAAATCAAGCGTTACACATTAATGTTGCTACAAGAGTTAGGCaccaaagagaaagagagagaagataCTTGTTGGAGTCTTGAGCAAGACACATATCATAAAGATAACAAGACTGGGAATGCGGTTTCAGTATGACATTGTTATTTAAGCCCATTTCTCTTTTTGTTCTGTCTTCCTCTACTTGTTTTCTTTCACCACATTGGTCATATCTTGAATCCAAGTAAAAGTAGTAAGTGTGTACCGTTAATGTTTTCTTTTGCCATTTGAAGCAACAAGCGTTCCAAGCCTGTGTGTTTATACTGCAAAAAGGCACAATCGCTGAAGCAAGCCATGAGATGGAAAGATAtaatattccttttttttttgctttcttttttcTATTTAGAAAGAACTTGTCTTATCTTTTCACTTCTCAAAATAAATTAAGATCAGAGCACAAAGAGGTGACAATGAACAGAGGTTTCTCTTCTACTCTCTTCTCTGTTCTTGATTCAGTGAATTCAATGTGGCAAACTATTGACTGATCTCAAGCTGAGTTTGATGTGGGAAATAGGCTACATTAATTTGGtatattatacttttcattTCGACGCGCATGATATGAAGGGGTAAATTTTATACTTCATTTTGTTGGAGTCAGTAGCTATTCCATCTACGTACGGTTATAATCATTACCCTTGACATCATTTTAACTGAGGCGACCTCTCTTGTAAACCGATGCTTCATCTTTGTTGACCTCCTATGAAAGCATCATCTCCACCTCGAGATGATGTTGTGAGTGAGGGATCACCCAATTTTTTTATAACGACGGATCACTACCAGAACTACTCTCCTCTGAAATCAAAGAGGTCTTCCGTATGTACAAACTTGCTTCATTTTTATGTTAATTcacatatttataataaaaaaagggGGTTTTCCCTTTATCACTATGTGCACATGAAGGTGATATTGGCCCGCTAGTATTCCCACCTTTTATGAATAGTAATTTCATGCATTCGAATAATCTGGATAAACATATTAGCTATAACCTTACGGTGcctgatattttattttcactgcctacttgaaaagtggatatcataAGTTTATAGTCTTTTTAATAGCtgtttactatatatatttaattatacccaTATAGAGTTATCACCTAGATGGACTTTTGTGTATGAGAATAATTGGTTATtggtttatttataaatttagttAGCAATAAGCTTAATATTAAcccatcaaataaaaataactctTTGTTTTTGTCCCTAATTACGATTTTAAAGAAAGTTGAGAGCAAAGATATAATTCAAAATCTAATCCATCTCCGATGAATTATAATTAATCAATCTGGTTAGGGAATTTCCTTTGTTAAAAAACGGAAAAAGGAAACTGGAGGCGACATGTGGTTTCATCGACATATGTACAACAAAATATATTCAGGTAGTGAATTATATAATCTACCTTTGACGAATTAATTAAAAGCAAAACCTGAATATGAAAACTATATAGCAAACCAAAACGCAAAAAGGAAATTCTAGCGGTTTATATTTCCTTTTCCTAGTAAGAAAACAAATACTCCCTCTAACAAAGCAGTATAAATATAGGTCACTACAGCCCTTCAcagcaacaatcaaacaaagtATCTCTCGAACATCTCCATAAGCTATAGTCAAGATTAGTTTCTGTACAATGGCACCCGACAACAATCCGTTCTCCATGTCGACCATGTTCAATGCTTTACAACGTATCCACCTCTCAAATACGCGCTTAAAACGGCTCTTTAACCTAATGACTAGTTGTGAAGGCGTGGGACAGTTTAAGGATCTGATCTCAACGTTTGACCAAAGTCAGCTTCAGAAGATGGCGTCGTTGCTGACGTCAGACTCCGACTACTTCATGGAGGTCGTCAGTAACAAGTACGGGTCGAGACGCGTGCAGAAGCTCCTCGGGATATCGGATGACGTGGACGCGTTCTTCTACGGTGCTATCTTGCAACGCTTCTTCGACATCATGACTGATAAGTACGCATCCTACGTGGCGATTCGAGCTACGGTCGTTTTCGACCAGGTGAAGAAACATGTGATGTACAAGTACCTTCTCCACTACGCGCTCGACATAGCGCGTATACAATACGGCTGCATCGCGCTCAACGAGGTTTTAACCGACGCGGATGATCCTCTCTACAGAAACCGGTTACTAGACGTAGTCGCGCGCGACGCTCTCTTCCTAAGCAACGATCTTTGGGGGAACTTTGTGGTCCAACACGTGCTTAAACTGTATGACTTGCGTTGCACGTACCGCGTGGCGGTTAGTCTTCGTGGCCATTGTGTTGATCTGTCGTTTAAGAAGTACGGAAGCTACATCGTGGAGAAGCTCTTGGAGGCTGATGTGTCGATGGGTATGGTGGTTGTGGAGCTTTTGAAGTGCGATGGAGATAGGTTGATGAGGCTGGCGAGGAGTGAGTTTGGGAATTTCGTGGTGCTCACGGCACTGAGAGTCACGCAGGAGATGAATAGGGTTGATTTGTTTAGGGATCTGGTGCAGAAGCTGATGCCTCTTCGCCACCTTTTGCTTAGGTCTCACGGAAACAAAATTGCCAACGTCTTGGAGACATGTTCTATAGCTACTAGGTACTCAAATTAAAAGTTCTCATATTGTTCTATACTGATGAATTCTTGTTAAAAGAAGTTTGTCTTTGGTTTGATCTTTTGTACAAGGATCCAGATTTAATTCAAAGTAGACTTTTTTATTCTTGAAATCAAAAGTGATGAAAGATAACGATTACATGCAGTAATTCTGACATTTTATACAATATTCAGAACTATTCTTGATAAATTTGTAGGAAAGACGGCCATAAATGATAGATagtaatatttagatttttttttaaatgattttgctataacaatttgattttgtataaattatgtttaaaaaaaacctTTATTGTCTACAGAACTAAAATGAATTACAGTTTtgaataagaaaacaaataaagagGTGGCCGGCCACACAACTTCTACCTCCGATGCCCTTTCGCCACCTTTAGCGTAGGTCTCACGGAAGCAACATTGCAAACATATTGGATACAAGATGCTCAAATTAAAAGTTTTCGAATGTTGTATGGTTGATTGCTGAATTCTGGTTTAAAGTAGATTGTTATTGAATTTTTTGTACAAGGATCCTGATTTAATTCAAACAGTGTGGCTTTTTATGTACAACGATTGCAGGCAGTAATTCAAACATTATACAATTTTCAGAACTATTCATGATAAATTTGTAGGAAAGACGGGCATAAATATACTTCAACAGTAATATTTcaatttctttttatatatatgtttttgctataacaatttttttttgtataaaattatgttttagaaaaaaaaactttattttctGTAGAACTAAATTGAATTACAGTTTTGAATAAGAAATCAAATAAGAAGACACAACTTCTACCTCTGTTACCAGTGGACTTACATTTACATGCATCAACAAGGCAACCAAACATAACATCTTCAGCTCCTGCAAtagagaaaacatatttaatacCGGTCATATATACTATGGATAAACCAACATAACACTTGATAAGATAAAAGTTTGAATACCTTTTAGAGTTCAAAAATGCTCTTGGTGAAACTATGTTGGGGCCATGCATCTTCACTCTGCGCAGCACTGGAAGCAGTTTTGGATGATTCTTCCAGTAAAACTTGGGACCAACCAGAGCAAATCCAACAAGTAGAATACCTCTCTTCATGCCAGAATTACATCCCATATGTTCTATTATACACATCCCCGGGACTTGGGATACGGAATTTCGGATCTTCATATCCATTGTTGTATAGGCTCCCATTGAATCCCAGCCGTTCATTCCTAAGTAGCTCAGCCATGCCTAGAGAGTTCAAATTTTGGCCTTCATTCCACTTATCCCAGTGACCATTGGACAAGGCTTGATTTGcagatggttgttgttgtctTGGGTGCTGTGAGAAAAGAGATAAGCTACTTCCCTGTGCCTGTTGATCCATTAGCCTCGAGTTAAATCTGTAAGGATCGATAGGTGAAGGAGATGAGTTCCTGAGATCATGATGAAACCCATTGACTTGTTGTTGTGCAGCAGACAGAGACTGCTGTCTCAACATTTGGAGTCCTGTCTCATTCCCAAAGGAATTCATTTGTGATGAGAAACCTGAGCTCATATCCAAGTCTGCATTTATCATCCCTCTTCCAACAGCTAGAATTGCAGGATCCGCAAACTCTATATCACTTGCACCAATCGAATTCCCAACTGGAGGTGGTACTTGATATGCATTCCTCAACATGGCAGCAGAGTCAAGAAAACGAGTTCCTAAGATACAAGGAAGCATGAGAGTTTTAGTCTGTATATGTAGCATCAGTCGCACACTAAGCTACCATAAAACAGAGGTAAAGAACTACCTGGTGCAGTATCTGAAGATAGGCCCATTCTTTCATGTGAAGAGAAGCCAGGAGGAGGTAACCTGCTGGGCGCAGAAAATCCTGGAGGAGCAGAAACTTGGGGTCGTGTAACTGCAACAAGACAACGGAGAAACAAATTGGCAATATATCAGAAAAGGATTCAATCCAAACAAGAAACAACGGAAACTCATCAACTATAAATACTAACCAGGAGTCTTGTAGGATGAGAACAAAGGACTAGCAGTAACATGTTCCAATCCACCAGAATAGTTTGAAGCAAATCCATTAAGATTCCCGAGATTATCCCGATAAATATCTCGGCTCACTACAGACTCTGGAATAGGCTGTTCTCTTGAAAACTGCCCATAAATGCTATGGTTGTCTCTGTCAAATGCTCGATTACTAGATTCTTGTGCAAAAGAAAATCTGGACTGGCTGTTTTGTTGCTTCAGGAGATTTGACGGTTTTAGAGGACTGGATCGCTGATCAACTCTACCTAGTAACTCAGCCCAATTTTGGGGTGAAGTTAAGGTTTCATCCCATGGATCAAAGTCGAGTGACAAAATGTTTGAGATTACTTCATCCTCTGCACTGCTATCTTTGTTCCTGCCTTCATTAGCAAACAGAGAGTGATCCACATTGAACATGGATTTCTCACCAAACCCATTTTGAAGATGCAACCTATCACTGCCTCTATCCGAAGGGAATCTCAAGTTTGAACTGTTTACACCTAAAAGTTCACAAGGTAGGGAAGCACGAGAAGCCAGATGATTTGAATCCAAAATGGAACTTGAAGAACTAGACAAAAACCGCGAGTGGGTAACACCCTCTTCACGATAATGCCTTTGGCTCTCAAATGATGAGATATTATCCTCCGCATCCAGTTTTGAGCTGACTTGCATTTGGGATTGCAAATCTGATCTCCAATCCCACTCTGGTCTTGTGCAGGGGACCCCTGATGGAATAGCCTTTTTATCAATGTTAGTAGAGCTATCCATCTTACATTGCTCTAGATGTGGCAACTTTGATATTTCATGATCAGGTTGTCTATTAGAACCTTGATCACACTTACTACCAATCGCAATATCAGGACGGTCATCTCTGGAATCTGTAGTTATCTCCATTTGTGAAACACCAAGAGACAAGTTGGCTACAGTAGGGTCATCTTCTACACCTTCCTCTGAATCGTCAGACGAGTTCACAGCAGCTGAAGGCTGGACAACGTCTTTGCCATCGTAGGAAGAGTCTGTTGAACTGGATAACCGATTGCTAGGAGAATCTCTATCAGGTGAGGTGGCTCTCTTGGTCCCAGAATCAACCGCAACATTGTGCTGCAAAGGCTTCAAACCCCTAAGCTTGCTCTTGTCAACAGCTTTTTGATTTTCTTCTTTGCCTGATGGTCTTTTAAGAATGTTACTAGAGGTTACAGGGCCATGAGCTGCGTTTGCAACAACAGCAGAAAAGGCCAAGGTTCCATTTACTGATGTTGTTCTTTGTATATCAGAAGATCCATTTGGGGTAACCGAAGTTGCTAAAGACGGCTGGTTTGCAATATGTGTCCCCCTGTAACAGATATCCCTATGTTATTATATTGATCAATCAAAATACGTCGCCTAAGAAGCAGCTAGTGAAAACTCACCATGACGCTGCAGCAGGAAGAGCAGTCGATTTGCTAGAGCTCCCACTCCCACTAGGTGGAGAATACCTGGCAACACTTGCTGCATTCTgcttatagaaaaaaaaaagagaaatgaaaATAGTAAGCTTAGTAAACTGAAAAGTTAGTAAGCATCTACGATTAACAAATATGAAAGCCTTCCGATTTGTAAAATTTTTGTGGTTTGTTTTTGGGTGGTTGTTTGAGGCTTGGGAGAGTATTTGGTGACTAAAGCTCCTACGAAATGGTGCGTAATCAATCTAAATTGCACATAATGTCAGTAGAAGGCTGAGATTTAACTGAACTTACACTTGAAGGGACTTTTGCAATTGGTTTAGCAGAACTCTCACTGCAGAAAGCATCTAGTGGTGGAGGTAGCATGCTCCCTGAACGTTGATGCAGAATGTTTGTTGCTCCGGTGATTTGCTGAACTCTACTccttcaaaattattataagacTTAACAAATCATCCAAAAATACTAGACCAGCCATCATATTACATATATACTAGCAAGGTAACGGATCCAAGAAAGCAAACAATCATGAACGCAAGACGGAATTATAAAGGTTAAGATGATAAAAGTACCTTGTATGGGCAGATATGGCCTCATCTTTTGTGAAACTATCCTCTCGTGAACCGACCTCGTGCAGATAGAGACAATCAGGATTAACACACGCCTGGAAACAAAAACATGCAATTAATCATTACAAAGATATCAATCTCAAATTTTTATCTGAAAAGAGtaaccaaaagaaaaactcAGGGGTCAGAAAGTAGAACAAGAATCTAGGGAAGGCGTACCGCATTTCTCAACCATGCATGACAATACTTGGTTGTCCCAAAACACGCCCTGCAATGTATATGTATACACATTTTATTCATAACTGAatgaaaacaaactaaaaaacaCTACCTAGTACCTACATAGTTTCAAACGAAAAGGAAACTTACTTCAGTGATTTACCATCCAAGGTAAACCCATGAACGGCCTGGATGCAACGGACAGCCTCTTCCTCTTTTGCATAAGTAATATAtctgaataataataattatattatcaaATGACAACAATAATGACAAGCAAAAAACTCAATGAACTTCATGATAAGAGGAAAATTTTAGCTGACAGAAACGCACACACTGCATGTATCGTTTGGGAATTGTTGGATGGCACCAGATGATGTTCGGGACATGGAAACCTTTAGAACTTTTCCATACTGACCGAAATATTCTTTATGATAGAGTAGCTGCAAGGAAAATGGAGCCTAGTCACATAGCAATTCACAAAGAAATGATAAAAAGGGTGTAGTGTAGATAAGAGTTATCATACATCTTCATCTGCTAGATTAAGGGGCAACCCGACAATGTAAACAAGATTCCTCTGGATGACTCTGACACTAGTGAGTTGCTTTCTCCCATCAGAAGGTTTTGATTTTGACTTTTGAGTCTTCTTGCGCTCCATGTTGGTTTCAAAGGCCAGACTAACAACAGGCCATTATAAGCAAATCAGCAAAAGAGAGCGTAAAGAAAGATTATCCCATAAATATTAAATTCTCCGAAAGATCAAGTATTAGAACCTGTCGCAATCAACAGTCATTCCTACAATCTTTTCTTTGTCATATGGAGTGCGACAAGCAGGACAACGCCCTTCTATCTGATCTTTCTCTGCCATGTCCACTATGTGATGCCAGCACCAAACACAAATCTGTATCACATACAAAAGAAATCATTAACAGAGCAAAGTTCAATGGTCAATGAGGCCAAAAAAGACGTGCATGCTTCACGGATAAATTGCGGCAGAAAATTTGAGCTAAAAGCTAAAATGTTATGCTGATTATTGCTACTGAACACTGATAACATGTAAATAAACAGAAGATGGGAAGACCTGATAGCCGCATTTGCAAGGCTTCAATTGCTGATCAGTGAGATCCATCTCTTCAGCACATAGTGGGCAAGTCTTCTCTCCTTGGTCACTCATGGTTGTCTACAACAAAAATTCGAAAACTTATTGTTTGCTAACGTAAAGATAAACATTTTCTATGCCATAAACATCACTTATCATCATCAGAAGAAATAAAACTCAAATGCAAATTCAGCATATCCCCAATCAAACCCTAAGAATCTATTACTCATCAAAGCTAATTAGCTCTAAATATTCAAACTTTCAGATCGATActaagaatttaaaaaaaaaaaaaagaaggaatctACGATGAAGAGCTCTTAGGAATCGATCTGCGCACGCACCGTGCCCGATTCAATTTACTTCGTTCAGATATAATCACAGACAAAACATATGAACCAATCCAAAATCTCAATCACAATTTTACGatctaaactaataaaaaaaaacgatgATCCAATCAAAAACCCAGAACTAGGGTTTTGAAGATTCAAACACCACGAGAGAAAGAGATTGAACATACGAATTGAGAAAAGATTCGATTGGAGATTTGCAGAGGATGAAGATTTGTGAAATGAGGAGGACAAGGAAGCTGGAGATTTGCGAGCGAAAGAGATAGATTGGATGGCTGTGATTTTGTGATGTGAGATTTCGCCTCTTTTCAACCCTTGATTTCTCTGCCAGATCCACGTTGCTGTCTTCgtcaattaattaaaaaagagtTTCACAAAAACTTTTCAAATTGCCCCTTTGATTGCCAATTTTATTGTTAGATTCTGACCCGGCGgctatattttttgttatatatttttttcagaaatttaatatttatatttgtatttttttagtcagtatttttttgtaattatatttgtgtagaagatttttcttttaactATTAGTAAGAGGTTTTGTGAAAATTGGCATCTATAGAAGTAATCTTGTGTTATCCCTTATCATAACATGTTATCATATTATCCTAAATTATGAttgaatctatactattaaaaatgaatgattcttaaaaaataatttaaacaagattgttaaactatttttttagacttaactatttttttggttttacgGTTTTAccttaaaaaatttcaaactatgtaaatattttacataatttaaatgaactCATTTATTATTCTTCCATAATCTACTATATAATTACTCTAACAATAAATCTTTATGAATATAAGACAGCTTATACAAACATGTTTACACATGACGTGACTATTGTCACATATAGTTCcattaatagtataaaattttcaatggtTTAGTTATGGAGAATCATCTGGttcataacaattttttttcatttttacgtGAATTGGAAACTAAAAGTCTTAATGTCAACTATTCAACTATAaaacattaatttaattaattacatgcaatcaattattaaaatttgatcttatattcttatatatgaATTAAATGATTAATCTTAtcatagaaaatattaaatggGTCTAAACGGGTCggagatttaaataaaattaataaaaaaagactGGTTTAAATATAgcatatttatttactttacaaATTCTGACAATGCATATGATATGTTTTATTGAATTTTCACAAATGTAAAACATATTACATAGTTGGATGTGTTACTGATGATTTTGCAACTACTTCTAACGATTTGAGATGAAAATCAGCGTGTGGCTTTTGAGAATGCCATCTGTAAACATATGTTAATCAACGTTTAAGATTTTTTCCTTAATGTTTCTGTTATCAAGCTTTCTTAATATAGGAGAgaacttatcaaaaaaaatataggaGAGAAGCTAAGGGAGAGAGGAAAAAATAAACAGAACAGAAAAGTTCGTAACTTTGGAATTTCATTAGATCTTAAGTTTTCAGAGCAACCTTTTTAATTTCTTATGCGTAGATTTGGATCCAAATGGATTGGATCCAATCAATGATTCTGCAACTTTAAAATGCCATGTCGTGAAAGGTCTTGTTAATTCTTGATCATATGAAACCACGAGAAGACTTCTTGCGCAAGTAAGCTTTACCCGTTGTTAGATATTACGTATAGATCCACATATGTTTGAATGTTTCAGTTTATAATTAGGTTCTTGATCCCATTTGATCTAGGAATCTTTTGTTGGTATTGAATCTATTTATCTAATGGAGGAAGCATCAACGTCGACATCAACACCGGTGGCTGCGAAGCCAACCGTTGTTAAGAAGACAATGTCGAAGCAATTTACCGGAAAACGTGAGGATTCGCCGCTCCACTCCGCTGTAAGACGCGGAGATTTCTCTGCGGTGAAGAAGATTCTGAGTGATCATATTGAATCGGAGGAGGAACTAAGAGAGTTGTTGCAGAAACAGAACCAATGCGGTGAGACCGCGCTTTATGTGGCGGCAGAGTATGGAGACGCCGAGGTGGTTGCTGAGCTCATCAAGTATTATGATTTAGATGATGCAGAGACCAAAGCTAGAAATGGGTTTGATCCTTTCCACATTGCTGCTAAACAAGGCGAATTAGGTATGAAATTTTGGTTTTCACATTTTGAAAACGTTATTCATTAAAGTTACACTTTTCAATGTATTCATAATGAATGTGATACAAAAATGTAaccacaaaaacaaaatcatttaTTAAGCTAACAATACTAGTTTGTAACGTTTTTATGATCATTATATTGAACCTCTATTTAACCAACGTGTTTTTGCTATTTAATCTTTGACAGTTTTGTTCTACTACTGATCTAATATACTTGTTTTGTTTAATCTTTTTTGGTcaagattttatttaaatatttactttatggaagttgaaatgtttttttacgTTGATAGAGGTTTTGAGAGTACTAATGGAGGAACATCCGGAGCTAGCAATGACGGTGGACTTATCAAACACGACTGCTCTACACACGGCGGCAGCTCAGGGACACGTGGAGGTCGTGGAGTACCTCCTAGAAGCTGCAGGGAGTAGCCTAGCAGCGATTGCAAAGAGCAACGGAAAAACGGCGTTGCACTCTGCCGCAAGGAACGGTCACGCGGAAGTGGTGAAAGCTATAGTGGCTGTTGAGCCAGACACAGCGACAAGGACCGATAAAAAAGGTCAGACGGCACTTCACATGGCGGTGAAAGGACAAAGCCTTGATGTTGTCGTTGAGCTAATGAAAGGGCATCGGTCCTcgttgaatatggttgattctAAAGGGAACACTGCGTTACATGTTGCTACTAGGAAAGGTCGCACTAAGGTACGTACGTTCTTGCATGTTAACATGTTAATGATTTGTGTTATTGTAATGACATAATTTATTGAGATTTTAATTAATGTCATTTGTAGATAGTGGAATTGCTTCTAGAGAACAACGAGACAAGCACAAAAGCGATAAACAGAGCTGGAGAAACGCCACTCGACACGGCCGAGAAAACCGGCCACCCCCAGCTAGCCGCGGTTCTCAAAACCCGCGGCGTTCCCTCAGCTAAATCCATCAACAACACTACTCGCCCAAACCCGGCGCGTGAGCTCAAACAAACTGTGAGCGACATCAAACACGAGGTTCACGACCAGCTAGAACACGCTCGAGAGACAAGGAAACGCGTTCAAGGAATCGCCAAACGCATAAACAAAATGCACGTCGAGGGTCTAGACAATGCGATTAACTCCACCACAGTCGTCGCCGTTCTAATCGCCACAGTCGCTTTTGCCGCTATTTTCACCGTGCCAGGACAATACGCTGAT of the Brassica rapa cultivar Chiifu-401-42 chromosome A03, CAAS_Brap_v3.01, whole genome shotgun sequence genome contains:
- the LOC103856584 gene encoding agglutinin-like protein 5 isoform X1, yielding MSDQGEKTCPLCAEEMDLTDQQLKPCKCGYQICVWCWHHIVDMAEKDQIEGRCPACRTPYDKEKIVGMTVDCDSLAFETNMERKKTQKSKSKPSDGRKQLTSVRVIQRNLVYIVGLPLNLADEDLLYHKEYFGQYGKVLKVSMSRTSSGAIQQFPNDTCSVYITYAKEEEAVRCIQAVHGFTLDGKSLKACFGTTKYCHAWLRNAACVNPDCLYLHEVGSREDSFTKDEAISAHTRSRVQQITGATNILHQRSGSMLPPPLDAFCSESSAKPIAKVPSSNAASVARYSPPSGSGSSSKSTALPAAASWGTHIANQPSLATSVTPNGSSDIQRTTSVNGTLAFSAVVANAAHGPVTSSNILKRPSGKEENQKAVDKSKLRGLKPLQHNVAVDSGTKRATSPDRDSPSNRLSSSTDSSYDGKDVVQPSAAVNSSDDSEEGVEDDPTVANLSLGVSQMEITTDSRDDRPDIAIGSKCDQGSNRQPDHEISKLPHLEQCKMDSSTNIDKKAIPSGVPCTRPEWDWRSDLQSQMQVSSKLDAEDNISSFESQRHYREEGVTHSRFLSSSSSSILDSNHLASRASLPCELLGVNSSNLRFPSDRGSDRLHLQNGFGEKSMFNVDHSLFANEGRNKDSSAEDEVISNILSLDFDPWDETLTSPQNWAELLGRVDQRSSPLKPSNLLKQQNSQSRFSFAQESSNRAFDRDNHSIYGQFSREQPIPESVVSRDIYRDNLGNLNGFASNYSGGLEHVTASPLFSSYKTPVTRPQVSAPPGFSAPSRLPPPGFSSHERMGLSSDTAPGTRFLDSAAMLRNAYQVPPPVGNSIGASDIEFADPAILAVGRGMINADLDMSSGFSSQMNSFGNETGLQMLRQQSLSAAQQQVNGFHHDLRNSSPSPIDPYRFNSRLMDQQAQGSSLSLFSQHPRQQQPSANQALSNGHWDKWNEGQNLNSLGMAELLRNERLGFNGSLYNNGYEDPKFRIPSPGDVYNRTYGM
- the LOC103856584 gene encoding uncharacterized protein LOC103856584 isoform X2 — its product is MSDQGEKTCPLCAEEMDLTDQQLKPCKCGYQICVWCWHHIVDMAEKDQIEGRCPACRTPYDKEKIVGMTVDCDSLAFETNMERKKTQKSKSKPSDGRKQLTSVRVIQRNLVYIVGLPLNLADEDLLYHKEYFGQYGKVLKVSMSRTSSGAIQQFPNDTCSVYITYAKEEEAVRCIQAVHGFTLDGKSLKACFGTTKYCHAWLRNAACVNPDCLYLHEVGSREDSFTKDEAISAHTRVQQITGATNILHQRSGSMLPPPLDAFCSESSAKPIAKVPSSNAASVARYSPPSGSGSSSKSTALPAAASWGTHIANQPSLATSVTPNGSSDIQRTTSVNGTLAFSAVVANAAHGPVTSSNILKRPSGKEENQKAVDKSKLRGLKPLQHNVAVDSGTKRATSPDRDSPSNRLSSSTDSSYDGKDVVQPSAAVNSSDDSEEGVEDDPTVANLSLGVSQMEITTDSRDDRPDIAIGSKCDQGSNRQPDHEISKLPHLEQCKMDSSTNIDKKAIPSGVPCTRPEWDWRSDLQSQMQVSSKLDAEDNISSFESQRHYREEGVTHSRFLSSSSSSILDSNHLASRASLPCELLGVNSSNLRFPSDRGSDRLHLQNGFGEKSMFNVDHSLFANEGRNKDSSAEDEVISNILSLDFDPWDETLTSPQNWAELLGRVDQRSSPLKPSNLLKQQNSQSRFSFAQESSNRAFDRDNHSIYGQFSREQPIPESVVSRDIYRDNLGNLNGFASNYSGGLEHVTASPLFSSYKTPVTRPQVSAPPGFSAPSRLPPPGFSSHERMGLSSDTAPGTRFLDSAAMLRNAYQVPPPVGNSIGASDIEFADPAILAVGRGMINADLDMSSGFSSQMNSFGNETGLQMLRQQSLSAAQQQVNGFHHDLRNSSPSPIDPYRFNSRLMDQQAQGSSLSLFSQHPRQQQPSANQALSNGHWDKWNEGQNLNSLGMAELLRNERLGFNGSLYNNGYEDPKFRIPSPGDVYNRTYGM